The Hemicordylus capensis ecotype Gifberg chromosome 6, rHemCap1.1.pri, whole genome shotgun sequence genome window below encodes:
- the SNX11 gene encoding sorting nexin-11 isoform X3, with protein sequence MLEQQEPEELTTVRVQDPRVQNEGSWNSYVDYKIFLHTNSKAFTAKTSCVRRRYREFVWLKKRLQKNAGLVPVPELPGKSTFFAGSTDEFIEKRRRGLQQFLEQVVQNVVLLSDSQLHLFLQSQLSIPEIEACVQGQGPLSVTDAILRYAMSNCGWVQEEDSRSALLARGDLGVSFGGGSHLAETCLEPLPHWSDVSIDGSQLDSPDSEEEEHHPAGLLQLDSSAPTDHVEEQREQEGRGSIQGGLGAPR encoded by the exons ATGTTAGAACAGCAAGAACCAGAG GAGCTGACTACTGTGCGTGTCCAAGATCCTCGTGTACAGAACGAGGGCTCCTGGAACTCTTATGTGGACTACAAAATATTTCTCCAT ACCAACAGCAAAGCCTTCACAGCCAAGACCTCCTGTGTGCGCAGACGGTACCGTGAGTTTGTGTGGCTGAAGAAACGGCTACAGAAAAATGCTGGCTTGGT GCCCGTCCCTGAGCTTCCTGGAAAATCCACCTTCTTTGCAGGCAGCACTGATGAATTCATTGAGAAGCGGAGACGAGGACTTCAGCAGTTCCTTGAACA GGTGGTACAGAACGTTGTTCTCCTTTCAGATAGCCAACTGCACCTTTTCCTCCAGAGCCAGCTCTCCATACCAGAGATTGAAGCGTGTGTCCAGGGGCAGGGCCCCCTGAGCGTCACGGATGCCATTCTGCGCTACGCCATGTCTAATTGCGGatgggtgcaggaggaggacagCCGTTCAGCTCTGCTGGCCAGAGGGGACCTTGGTGTCAG CTTTGGCGGAGGAAGCCATCTTGCAGAAACCTGCTTGGAGCCCCTCCCTCACTGGAGTGATGTCAGCATAGACGGTAGCCAGTTGGATAGTCCAGATTCAGAGGAAGAGGAGCACCACCCAGCTGGGCTTCTGCAGCTTGACTCCTCAGCACCAACAGACCATGTCGAGGAACAGCGAGAGCAAGAAGGAAGAGGGTCCATTCAGGGTGGACTTGGAGCTCCACGTTGA
- the SNX11 gene encoding sorting nexin-11 isoform X1, whose translation MNTTEGSPAVWNADHKAYGVSQKWIVVPMLLHNYKKPLQVVVWNAFGRCFLLVCGSRMLEQQEPEELTTVRVQDPRVQNEGSWNSYVDYKIFLHTNSKAFTAKTSCVRRRYREFVWLKKRLQKNAGLVPVPELPGKSTFFAGSTDEFIEKRRRGLQQFLEQVVQNVVLLSDSQLHLFLQSQLSIPEIEACVQGQGPLSVTDAILRYAMSNCGWVQEEDSRSALLARGDLGVSFGGGSHLAETCLEPLPHWSDVSIDGSQLDSPDSEEEEHHPAGLLQLDSSAPTDHVEEQREQEGRGSIQGGLGAPR comes from the exons CTGTGTGGAATGCTGATCACAAGGCCTATGGAGTCTCACAAAAATGGATCGTGGTCCCCATGCTGTTGCACAACTACAAGAAACCGTTGCAAGTAGTTGTCTGGAATGCCTTCGGTAG ATGCTTCCTGCTGGTCTGTGGAAGTAGGATGTTAGAACAGCAAGAACCAGAG GAGCTGACTACTGTGCGTGTCCAAGATCCTCGTGTACAGAACGAGGGCTCCTGGAACTCTTATGTGGACTACAAAATATTTCTCCAT ACCAACAGCAAAGCCTTCACAGCCAAGACCTCCTGTGTGCGCAGACGGTACCGTGAGTTTGTGTGGCTGAAGAAACGGCTACAGAAAAATGCTGGCTTGGT GCCCGTCCCTGAGCTTCCTGGAAAATCCACCTTCTTTGCAGGCAGCACTGATGAATTCATTGAGAAGCGGAGACGAGGACTTCAGCAGTTCCTTGAACA GGTGGTACAGAACGTTGTTCTCCTTTCAGATAGCCAACTGCACCTTTTCCTCCAGAGCCAGCTCTCCATACCAGAGATTGAAGCGTGTGTCCAGGGGCAGGGCCCCCTGAGCGTCACGGATGCCATTCTGCGCTACGCCATGTCTAATTGCGGatgggtgcaggaggaggacagCCGTTCAGCTCTGCTGGCCAGAGGGGACCTTGGTGTCAG CTTTGGCGGAGGAAGCCATCTTGCAGAAACCTGCTTGGAGCCCCTCCCTCACTGGAGTGATGTCAGCATAGACGGTAGCCAGTTGGATAGTCCAGATTCAGAGGAAGAGGAGCACCACCCAGCTGGGCTTCTGCAGCTTGACTCCTCAGCACCAACAGACCATGTCGAGGAACAGCGAGAGCAAGAAGGAAGAGGGTCCATTCAGGGTGGACTTGGAGCTCCACGTTGA
- the SNX11 gene encoding sorting nexin-11 isoform X2, producing MDRGPHAVAQLQETVASSCLECLRCFLLVCGSRMLEQQEPEELTTVRVQDPRVQNEGSWNSYVDYKIFLHTNSKAFTAKTSCVRRRYREFVWLKKRLQKNAGLVPVPELPGKSTFFAGSTDEFIEKRRRGLQQFLEQVVQNVVLLSDSQLHLFLQSQLSIPEIEACVQGQGPLSVTDAILRYAMSNCGWVQEEDSRSALLARGDLGVSFGGGSHLAETCLEPLPHWSDVSIDGSQLDSPDSEEEEHHPAGLLQLDSSAPTDHVEEQREQEGRGSIQGGLGAPR from the exons ATGGATCGTGGTCCCCATGCTGTTGCACAACTACAAGAAACCGTTGCAAGTAGTTGTCTGGAATGCCTTCG ATGCTTCCTGCTGGTCTGTGGAAGTAGGATGTTAGAACAGCAAGAACCAGAG GAGCTGACTACTGTGCGTGTCCAAGATCCTCGTGTACAGAACGAGGGCTCCTGGAACTCTTATGTGGACTACAAAATATTTCTCCAT ACCAACAGCAAAGCCTTCACAGCCAAGACCTCCTGTGTGCGCAGACGGTACCGTGAGTTTGTGTGGCTGAAGAAACGGCTACAGAAAAATGCTGGCTTGGT GCCCGTCCCTGAGCTTCCTGGAAAATCCACCTTCTTTGCAGGCAGCACTGATGAATTCATTGAGAAGCGGAGACGAGGACTTCAGCAGTTCCTTGAACA GGTGGTACAGAACGTTGTTCTCCTTTCAGATAGCCAACTGCACCTTTTCCTCCAGAGCCAGCTCTCCATACCAGAGATTGAAGCGTGTGTCCAGGGGCAGGGCCCCCTGAGCGTCACGGATGCCATTCTGCGCTACGCCATGTCTAATTGCGGatgggtgcaggaggaggacagCCGTTCAGCTCTGCTGGCCAGAGGGGACCTTGGTGTCAG CTTTGGCGGAGGAAGCCATCTTGCAGAAACCTGCTTGGAGCCCCTCCCTCACTGGAGTGATGTCAGCATAGACGGTAGCCAGTTGGATAGTCCAGATTCAGAGGAAGAGGAGCACCACCCAGCTGGGCTTCTGCAGCTTGACTCCTCAGCACCAACAGACCATGTCGAGGAACAGCGAGAGCAAGAAGGAAGAGGGTCCATTCAGGGTGGACTTGGAGCTCCACGTTGA